TGCCCCTTCTGCAGCAAGAAGAAGTGCAGGAGGAAGCTGAAGACACCGTAGACGCCGAAGACACCGTAGACGCCGTAGTCGCCGAAGATGCGGGTGAGCCTTACCCACTCGAGGACTCCTACCTGTCTCCCGGCGACTATGGTTACGACACTGCGTCGGCTCCGCAAGACGCGTCGGAAGCAGAAAACGCCTCCAGCGCGGAAACGGAGCCACAGCAGCAAACCCAAGCCGGGGAGGACTCCGAGCCCACAGAAGAAGACATCGAGTTCGCCCGCGCCCGCCGTGGCCGCGGCGGGTGGGACCCCGAGCGCGAAAAGCGCTCCAAGGCAGACAAGTTCAAGCGCCGGCAGCGCACCCTCCTCGGCCTGATCATCGCCGACGTAATCACCTTCGTTGCAGCTTTCGTAGCCGGAGGATGGGTCTGGGCCCTGCCAGCAGTCACCGTCGGCCTGACCATGTGGTTTATGGTGGTGCTACGCGGAGTCGTCCGCCAAGAGCGCGCCTTGCACGCCCGCCGAGTACGCCAACTGCGGCGCGCCCGCATGGGAGCGATCTCCGGCGACAAGGACGCACCTATTCCGCACTACCGCCGCCGACCAGGCGCCGTCATCGTCGAGATGGACGACGAAAGCCCCGACTTCACCCAGTTGCCCTACCACCAGCTTGACGAGGCAATACCCACCCCCGAAACCCCAGCGCGCGCCAGCTAAAACCCAAGCGCCAAAACACATCCCTGCCTGCACGGTTTCGTCTCTACCGCCGGGCAGGAGTAACCTCATCGGCATTGGGGCTATAGCTCAGTTGGTAGAGCGTCGCGTTCGCAATGCGAAGGTCAGGGGTTCAATTCCCCTTAGCTCCACCACTAGGACGCCCATTGTGATACATAGTGGGCGTCCTTTTCTGTGTCCCTTGGGTTCCGCGTTTTACCTGGTATTTCGCGGGGGTTTGAGGGGTTTTCTTTTTTACGGGGCCGGGTGGGAGCGGTGCTGGTGGTGGTCTGTGACGAGGAAAGTGCCGCGGTCGCCCTTGTCAGTGCGGCTGATCGGGGCCTTGTCAGCGCTCTTTGAAAAGTAGCCCAAAACGCTTTTCGAAAAATAGCCCATCCGAAAAAGATTGGATGGGTGATTTCTTTGGATCAATGGGCTCAAATTCGGTTCCCGCGTGGGCAGGGACTGTCAATCAGGAAGATCGCTGAGGAAGTCGGTTGCGCGAAGAAAACCGTTGAACGCGCGCTGGCGTCTGACTCTCCCCCGAAGTACTCGCCGCGCCCGGTTAGGTCAACGAGTTTCGACGCTTACGAGCCGGCAGTGCGCACGTTGTTGGCCGACTCACCCCGGTTGAACGCGAAAGTCATCGCTTAGCGCGTCGGGTGGGAAGGCTCGGAATCATGGTTCCGCAAAAACGTAGCCAAAATTGAGGCGGCCTGGGTTGGTCGGAGACTAGGTTTTACCCGAGGAGGAC
The Corynebacterium sp. BD556 genome window above contains:
- the glpR gene encoding gephyrin-like molybdotransferase receptor GlpR produces the protein MGSLSLIIVLIVVVWVIVLAPMVLGNNKPIRRSGEGYEETRVLHTGDGEPFAGRPRPRLTKADIHRFDEQDDQDYEIVEPGEHSVLIDVPSTAPDTPDENTTIDGEVITPETGDSTELPLLQQEEVQEEAEDTVDAEDTVDAVVAEDAGEPYPLEDSYLSPGDYGYDTASAPQDASEAENASSAETEPQQQTQAGEDSEPTEEDIEFARARRGRGGWDPEREKRSKADKFKRRQRTLLGLIIADVITFVAAFVAGGWVWALPAVTVGLTMWFMVVLRGVVRQERALHARRVRQLRRARMGAISGDKDAPIPHYRRRPGAVIVEMDDESPDFTQLPYHQLDEAIPTPETPARAS